A stretch of Planococcus citri chromosome 5, ihPlaCitr1.1, whole genome shotgun sequence DNA encodes these proteins:
- the Pfdn4 gene encoding prefoldin subunit 4, with protein sequence MSGSQPKSTFNSDTEVHITYDDQQRINQFARLNAKYEDFKEDIQIKKNDVQNLEDAVNELMLCDDDEQIMYKEGEIFLYKSVSNAQNSLEDYKTELQNMTQNIEKEIVSLKEQIETLKAHLYAKFGSNIHLENDEE encoded by the exons ATGAGTGGAAGTCAGCCAAAGAGTACCTTCAATTCG GATACCGAAGTCCATATAACCTACGATGATCAACAACGTATCAATCAGTTCGCCAGGTTGAACGCTAAATACGAAGATTTCAAAGAAGATATCCAAATCAAAAAG AACGATGTACAGAATTTAGAAGACGCCGTAAACGAATTAATGTTATGCGACGACGATGAACAAATCATGTACAAAGAAGGAGAAATATTCCTCTACAAATCCGTCTCTAATGCTCAG AATAGTTTAGAAGATTACAAAACAGAATTGCAAAACATGACTcagaatattgaaaaagaaatagtCAGTTTGAAGGAACAGATCGAAACATTGAAAGCTCACCTTTACGCGAAATTCGGCAGTAATATTCATTTGGAAAATGATGAAGAGTAA
- the Zip102B gene encoding zinc transporter ZIP9 isoform X1 produces the protein MDGAYSLILLSLFMFVASYAAGFIPLSVTFSESKLQIVSVFGAGLLVGTALAVIIPEGVRLLYDAVQTTQINLKNNASTTKTIQSMEDSMPVVMGFTLVIGFVLMLLIDQCSSRHGSRDVEGGLMQKVRNDVTATLGLVVHAAVDGVALGAAATTEHTEVEIIIFIAIMLHKAPASFALVTFLLHEGLDRIRIKKHLLAFSASAPISALVTYFGISQEGKESLSSVNATGIAMLFSAGTFLYVATVHVLPEVTHRAGGVLKKNQLFFLILGTVLPLFLTFESH, from the exons ATGGACGGCGCCTACTCCCTCATTTTGCTATCGCTTTTCATGTTCGTTGCTAGCTATGCAGCTGGTTTCATTCCATTGTCTGTAACATTCTCAGAA TCCAAACTTCAAATCGTATCTGTGTTCGGAGCAGGATTACTCGTAGGAACAGCGTTAGCTGTAATCATACCCGAAGGTGTTCGATTACTGTACGATGCAGTCCAAACTACACAAA TAAACCTCAAGAATAATGCTTCGACTACGAAAACCATCCAATCTATGGAGGATAGCATGCCCGTTGTTATGGGATTCACTCTTGTTATTGGGTTCGTGCTGATGTTATTAATTGACCAGTGCTCTTCGAGACACGGCAGTCGAG ATGTAGAAGGAGGACTGATGCAAAAGGTCAGAAACGATGTCACTGCCACGTTAGGATTAGTTGTTCATGCTGCTGTCGATGGTGTAGCTCTCGGTGCTGCCGCCACCACCGAACATACCGAAGTcgagattattatttttatcgcgATCATGCTGCATAAG GCCCCAGCTTCTTTCGCTTTGGTTACGTTTCTACTTCACGAAGGTCTCGATCGGATACGAATCAAGAAACACTTATTGGCTTTTTCAGCCTCGGCTCCTATTTCAGCTCTAGTGACGTATTTCGGTATCAGTCAG GAAGGAAAAGAATCGCTCAGTTCTGTCAACGCTACCGGAATAGCTATGCTATTCAGTGCTGGCACATTCCTGTACGTTGCCACAGTCCACGTCCTGCCCGAAGTAACTCATCGAGCCGGAGGAGTGTTGAAAAAGAACCAGCTGTTTTTCTTAATACTGGGCACGGTGCTACCGCTTTTCTTGACCTTTGAATCTCACTGA
- the Zip102B gene encoding zinc transporter ZIP9 isoform X2 gives MDGAYSLILLSLFMFVASYAAGFIPLSVTFSESKLQIVSVFGAGLLVGTALAVIIPEGVRLLYDAVQTTQINLKNNASTTKTIQSMEDSMPVVMGFTLVIGFVLMLLIDQCSSRHGSREGGLMQKVRNDVTATLGLVVHAAVDGVALGAAATTEHTEVEIIIFIAIMLHKAPASFALVTFLLHEGLDRIRIKKHLLAFSASAPISALVTYFGISQEGKESLSSVNATGIAMLFSAGTFLYVATVHVLPEVTHRAGGVLKKNQLFFLILGTVLPLFLTFESH, from the exons ATGGACGGCGCCTACTCCCTCATTTTGCTATCGCTTTTCATGTTCGTTGCTAGCTATGCAGCTGGTTTCATTCCATTGTCTGTAACATTCTCAGAA TCCAAACTTCAAATCGTATCTGTGTTCGGAGCAGGATTACTCGTAGGAACAGCGTTAGCTGTAATCATACCCGAAGGTGTTCGATTACTGTACGATGCAGTCCAAACTACACAAA TAAACCTCAAGAATAATGCTTCGACTACGAAAACCATCCAATCTATGGAGGATAGCATGCCCGTTGTTATGGGATTCACTCTTGTTATTGGGTTCGTGCTGATGTTATTAATTGACCAGTGCTCTTCGAGACACGGCAGTCGAG AAGGAGGACTGATGCAAAAGGTCAGAAACGATGTCACTGCCACGTTAGGATTAGTTGTTCATGCTGCTGTCGATGGTGTAGCTCTCGGTGCTGCCGCCACCACCGAACATACCGAAGTcgagattattatttttatcgcgATCATGCTGCATAAG GCCCCAGCTTCTTTCGCTTTGGTTACGTTTCTACTTCACGAAGGTCTCGATCGGATACGAATCAAGAAACACTTATTGGCTTTTTCAGCCTCGGCTCCTATTTCAGCTCTAGTGACGTATTTCGGTATCAGTCAG GAAGGAAAAGAATCGCTCAGTTCTGTCAACGCTACCGGAATAGCTATGCTATTCAGTGCTGGCACATTCCTGTACGTTGCCACAGTCCACGTCCTGCCCGAAGTAACTCATCGAGCCGGAGGAGTGTTGAAAAAGAACCAGCTGTTTTTCTTAATACTGGGCACGGTGCTACCGCTTTTCTTGACCTTTGAATCTCACTGA
- the LOC135847392 gene encoding uncharacterized protein LOC135847392, with product MAETKTATGKKMKYSKTKLMKALEALIQGKYKLCEAAKIYQIPRQTLADKIKGRRPFGYCKPGPQAVLGTEIESKLENWLLENHKCGFPLDRESVEFSVKHLIEQIPESARHSIPFKNNTPGKGWFKSFRKRHPQLLKHSSQKSFDVLVDDDVIQWHENIESLLKEKRCSELLQDPSRIWVMNEIVVAVNKDSSLTSLNRKCSHKLASKTYSENTYAFFLTANAAGTIAPPLIITKNSKIFADMAEKVSGKWGVLSSESCLLTGESFFEYVSNILHPYLVETKATFPIVIFIDEDFFCTSLPLMEFCQCNEIVLLAIPRNASQFLNPLSTMSGFPLEVLRDQDCMRVRYDSVIQHPAISLVEDLLSKVTIQRYIVDKFKSCGMYPFVYIEEPTTSSEEPASVLKQERSTSISKKSENRDSKYIPGEGRKNISDSYQLSSNDRKNSTSDEPSDNMDNTDDHLQSSDDPDEIIVVEEIVIY from the exons ATGGCTGAAACCAAGACAGCaactggtaaaaaaatgaagtattccAAAACGAAGCTCATGAAAGCACTAGAGGCTCTGATACAAGGAAAATATAAACTCTGCGAAGCTGCCAA AATATACCAAATACCCCGGCAAACCTTGGCTGATAAAATCAAAGGTCGAAGACCATTCGGATACTGCAAACCTGGCCCACAAGCTGTACTAGGTACCGAAATCGaatcaaaactggaaaattggCTGTTGGAAAATCACAAATGTGGATTTCCTTTAGATCGAGAAAGCGTCGAATTCTCCGTTAAGCATTTAATCGAACAAATTCCAGAATCGGCCAGGCATTCGATACCGTTCAAAAACAACACTCCTGGAAAAGGATGGtttaaaagttttcgaaaacgACATCCTCAGTTGCTAAAACACTCGAGTCAAAAATCGTTCGATGTTTTAGTAGACGACGATGTGATACAATGGCATGAAAATATCGAATCACTCCTGAAAGAGAAACGATGTTCGGAATTGCTCCAAGATCCGAGTAGAATTTGGGTAATGAATGAAATCGTCGTAGCTGTCAATAAAGATAGCAGTTTAACGTCGTTGAATAGAAAATGTTCGCATAAATTAGCTTCCAAGACGTATAGCGAGAACACGTACGCGTTTTTTCTAACTGCCAATGCTGCAGGCACAATAGCACCTCCTTTGATTATCACGaagaattcgaaaatattcgccGATATGGCTGAAAAGGTGTCTGGTAAATGGGGAGTTTTGTCTAGTGAATCTTGCCTACTCACCGGCGAATCTTTCTTCGAATACGTTAGCAATATACTTCATCCTTATCTGGTTGAAACCAAAGCCACCTTTCCAATCGTTATATTTATCGACGAGGATTTCTTCTGTACGAGTTTACCATTGATGGAATTTTGCCAATGTAACGAAATCGTTCTTTTGGCAATCCCTAGAAACGCGTCTCAATTCCTCAATCCTTTAAGTACAATGTCTGGATTCCCCTTGGAAGTGCTCAGAGATCAGGATTGCATGAGAGTACGGTACGATTCGGTCATTCAGCACCCTGCCATATCTTTAGTCGAAGATTTACTTTCAAAGGTTACCATACAGAGGTATATTGTGGATAAATTCAAATCATGTGGTATGTATCCGTTTGTTTACATCGAAGAACCGACGACGAGCAGTGAGGAGCCAGCTTCTGTACTGAAACAAGAACGGTCTACGTCAATTAGTAAGAAATCTGAAAACCGTGATTCAAAATATATACCTGGCGAGGggcgaaaaaatatttcagattcGTATCAGCTTAGCTCAAACGATCGTAAAAATTCAACGTCAGATGAACCAAGTGATAATATGGATAACACTGATGACCATTTACAATCGAGTGATGATCCTGATGAAATCATTGTCGTTGAAGAAATTGTGATTTATTGA
- the LOC135846775 gene encoding transcriptional repressor protein YY1-like, whose amino-acid sequence MASTDYMTDVGLQQNIQEIEIESIPVEIPCETVETSIYESQPMLAIPPSMHASQEIILQPKQEIIQVDNLSTYETIPVSGEIFGDTTPGPSKIQRKFKKVNRFNNDDHFMSQEVTFTDSKPKKWEQKQVQIRTLEGEFSVTMWASGADDDECSNPEPEQEYEEYKEYVDDRKFAVENIPGLDLSDPKQLAEFARPRMRVKKDAVTESLDRTIACPQKGCNKMFRDNSAMRKHLHTHGPRVHVCAECGKAFVESSKLKRHQLVHTGEKPFQCTFEGCGKRFSLDFNLRTHVRIHTGDRPYVCPFDGCNKKFAQSTNLKSHILTHAKSKPRQINRSVSIPTNESPPQFVQVDVPEDPPQHFIVYAE is encoded by the exons atggCGTCAACTGATTATATGACAGATGTCGGTTTGCAGCAAAACATACAAGAGATCGAAATCGAATCGATTCCGGTAGAAATTCCATGCGAAACTGTTGAAACGAGTATTTACGAAAGCCAGCCAATGCTCGCTATTCCACCTAGTATGCACGCCAGCCAGGAAATAATTCTGCAACCGAAGCAAGAAATAATACAAGTTGATAATCTAAGTACGTACGAAACTATTCCGGTAAGCGGTGAAATATTCGGTGATACGACTCCGGGACCTTcgaaaatacaaagaaaattcaagaaagtcaACCGTTTCAACAACGACGATCATTTTATGTCGCAAGAAGTCACTTTTACCGATTCCAAACCTAAAAAATGGGAACAAAAACAAGTCCAAATTCGGACTCTAGAAGGCGAATTTTCCGTTACTATGTGGGCTTCCGGAGCTGATGATG ACGAATGCAGTAATCCAGAACCCGAACAAGAATACGAAGAATACAAAGAGTACGTCGACGATAGAAAATTCGCCGTTGAAAACATACCAGGGTTAGATCTCAGCGATCCCAAACAGCTGGCAGAATTCGCTCG GCCTCGAATGAGAGTGAAAAAAGACGCAGTCACTGAAAGCCTCGATCGTACTATCGCTTGTCCTCAAAAAGGCTGTAATAAAATGTTCCGCGATAATTCCGCAATGAGGAAACATCTTCATACTCACGGTCCTCGTGTTCACGTCTGCGCCGAATGTGGAAAAGCATTCGTCGAAAGTTCGAAATTAAAAAGACATCAACTCGTTCATACGGGCGAAAAACCATTTCAG TGTACTTTCGAAGGCTGTGGGAAGAGATTCTCGCTGGATTTCAATCTTCGAACCCATGTCCGAATTCATACTGGTGATAGACCTTACGTGTGTCCTTTCGACGGCTGTAATAAGAAATTCGCCCAATCTACGAATTTAAAGTCTCATATTTTAACTCACGCCAAATCAAA ACCGAGGCAAATAAATCGATCAGTCAGCATACCTACGAACGAATCTCCACCTCAGTTTGTACAAGTCGATGTTCCTGAAGATCCACCTCAGCATTTCATCGTTTATGCCGAATAA